The following proteins are co-located in the Bos indicus isolate NIAB-ARS_2022 breed Sahiwal x Tharparkar chromosome 8, NIAB-ARS_B.indTharparkar_mat_pri_1.0, whole genome shotgun sequence genome:
- the TOMM5 gene encoding mitochondrial import receptor subunit TOM5 homolog, whose product MFRIEGLAPKLDPEEMKRKMREDVISSIRNFLIYVALLRVTPFILKKLDSI is encoded by the exons ATGTTCCGGATCGAGGGCCTTGCGCCGAAGCTGGACCCGGAGGAGATGAAACGGAAGATGCGTGAGGATGTGATCTCCTCCATACGGAACTTCCTCATCTATGTGGCCCTGTTGCGAGTCA ctCCTTTTATCTTAAAGAAATTGGACAGCATATGA